From Vitis vinifera cultivar Pinot Noir 40024 chromosome 3, ASM3070453v1, the proteins below share one genomic window:
- the LOC104878690 gene encoding uncharacterized protein LOC104878690, whose product MEDEAGWAKKMIQKDMLRIAASVIPIFLLLWTIQAGIKLATDPGNEAKYNQFALLIGVVTITFGTIYFIIGLGIVADLVLGWSGRLRGMEDKKTAVHQARETKTTQKDTGRLAATVITMFMLLWAIFTGFRLVTEPTRRDGRYSGLAFSIGVVAIVFGFVYFIIGLAILAELVLNILDELQKNERKESNIHIDCSIDV is encoded by the exons ATGGAAGATGAAGCAGGATGGGCGAAGAAGATGATTCAAAAGGATATGCTGCGAATTGCTGCATCTGTGATCCCAATATTCCTGCTTTTGTGGACAATTCAAGCTGGGATTAAGCTTGCAACTGATCCTGGGAACGAAGCCAAATACAACCAGTTTGCCTTATTGATTGGGGTTGTCACTATTACCTTTGGTACAATATACTTCATCATTGGGCTTGGCATAGTTGCAGACTTGGTACTGGGTTGGTCAGGTCGGTTGCGGGGGATGGAGGACAAGAAAACTGCAGTTCATCAAG CAAGGGAGACAAAGACAACCCAGAAAGATACTGGCCGCCTTGCTGCAACTGTGATCACAATGTTCATGCTCTTATGGGCAATTTTCACTGGGTTTAGGCTTGTAACTGAACCTACAAGAAGAGATGGAAGATACAGTGGCTTGGCTTTCTCAATCGGGGTTGTTGCTATTGTCTTTGGTTTCGTCTATTTTATCATTGGGCTCGCCATATTGGCAGAATTGGTCCTAAATATCTTAGACGAGTTGCAGAAGAATGAGAGGAAGGAATCCAACATTCATATAGATTGCAGCATTGATGTCTAA
- the LOC100241858 gene encoding small ribosomal subunit protein bTHXm: MAMMQWCGAAARRMMTTMTERSTVASSSSAAMGVPILCGRGDKKTKKGKRFKGSYGNARPKKEKKIERIKDKVEVPRSIPWPLPFKLI; the protein is encoded by the coding sequence ATGGCGATGATGCAGTGGTGCGGCGCAGCGGCGAGGAGGATGATGACGACGATGACGGAGAGATCAACAGTGGCGTCTTCATCATCAGCAGCAATGGGGGTGCCGATTCTGTGCGGAAGAGGGGACAAGAAGACGAAGAAGGGGAAGAGGTTCAAGGGGTCGTACGGGAACGCGAGGCccaagaaggagaagaagattgaGCGCATCAAGGACAAGGTTGAGGTCCCCAGATCCATTCCTTGGCCTCTCCCTTTTAAGctcatctga